From Kitasatospora sp. MAP12-44:
GCGAACTGCACGAAGGGGGCACCTCCCGGCCGGAGGCTGGGGGCGGCTCCACCGCCGTCACCAGCGAACTGGACGATGCCGCCGCCGGCATGGCCGAGAAGTCCGCCGAGTTCGCCGCCAACGGCAACCGGGTCTACCTCCCGCTGGCCGACTGACCCGGGTCGGACGACCTAGGCGCTGCACTGGGAGGCCGGTGGCTCCCAGCGCAGCCGTCGGTTGCCGGCCGCGGTGGGAGGATCGTGGCGCCCGTGCTGGGTGGCGCTCCTGATGGTCACCCCTTTCTGGCCGCACCTTCAGGCCAGATGACCTCCACCGGAATTCCAGCGGCCTGGGCGCCGGCAACCGTGTCAGCCGTCCCGCCCCGGCCGTTCCCTGGGTGGCCGTCCCACACCGCGATGAGTTGATCCGCGCGCCGGAGCAGTTCCTGATTGGCGGCCTCGTACGCCTCGCGACTGGCTTCCCCGA
This genomic window contains:
- a CDS encoding thiamine biosynthesis protein ThiC yields the protein MKISQNIRELHEGGTSRPEAGGGSTAVTSELDDAAAGMAEKSAEFAANGNRVYLPLAD